Proteins encoded by one window of Fusarium graminearum PH-1 chromosome 1, whole genome shotgun sequence:
- a CDS encoding DNA primase large subunit: MLRQDFNRIDPKRRNVVDHRKKQFASPTYKDLDYPYRLNFYTDPPTADITLEQFEQWAIDRLRVLAELEACAFRNKTPAETATHMKPILKQHLNLEANSSSSKKLFEQRQKDHYSHFILRLAFSSTEDLRRRFTRVETMLFRLRLNEDDLSERSAFVKTLGLDWCEDVTEEDRREYAAELAAFTSNRKGENDDDTWFKVDWERVPDLIESRRVFLKAGKAFVPGREQTGMVISEFTSRLERQLELTARALPRLDEDDRLTPILNHLSKNFITPDASYTSSTAAVPGAEISAANIDNLSQHFPACMSHLHRSLRRDGHLKHFGRLQYSLFLKGIGLNLEECLVFWRKSFNNMTDDKFNKEYRYNIRHVYGDVGGDSNRRGGGYSPFSCQKILTEHPPGPGEAHGCPYRHFNLENLSALVQAMGVNDRSVLQGVKEDKDKQKFHMACNRVFEHLHKQEIRKAKDEGVMTQSQLETIVHPNEYFKRSFLLKNLGKETDVRMEG; encoded by the exons ATGTTGCGGCAAGACTTTAACCGAATCGACCCTAAACGGCGCAACGTTGTCGACCACCGTAAGAAGCAGTTTGCTTCACCTACATACAAGGACCTCGACTATCCCTATCGTCTCAACTTTTACACGGATCCTCCTACAGCCGACATTACCCTCGAGCAGTTCGAGCAATGGGCTATCGATCGACTTCGAG TTCTCGCCGAACTCGAAGCATGCGCCTTCCGCAACAAGACACCCGCCGAGACAGCAACCCACATGAAGCCTATTCTCAAGCAGCACCTAAACCTCGAGGCCAATAGTTCAAGCTCCAAGAAGCTGTTTGAGCAGCGACAAAAAGATCACTACAGCCACTTTATTCTACGACTAGCCTTTTCGTCTACCGAGGACCTGCGCCGTCGCTTCACCCGCGTCGAGACAATGCTTTTCCGTCTACGACTCAACGAGGACGATCTTTCAGAACGATcagcctttgtcaagactCTTGGTCTGGACTGGTGTGAGGATGTGACGGAGGAGGATAGGAGGGAGTATGCTGCAGAGCTAGCTGCCTTTACCAGCAACCGAAAGGgcgagaatgatgatgacactTGGTTCAAGGTGGACTGGGAACGAGTTCCCGATCTAATCGAGAGCCGGAGAGTGTTCCTCAAGGCTGGAAAGGCCTTCGTACCTGGTCGCGAGCAGACTGGCATGGTGATTTCCGAGTTCACATCGCGCTTAGAACGACAACTTGAG TTGACTGCCCGAGCCCTTCCCCGactcgacgaggacgacCGACTTACCCCCATCCTCAACCATCTTTCCAAGAACTTCATCACTCCTGATGCCTCGTACACGTCAAGCACAGCCGCAGTACCTGGTGCAGAAATCAGCGCcgccaacatcgacaacctgTCTCAACATTTCCCAGCCTGCATGTCCCACCTGCACCGCTCACTGCGTCGAGATGGTCATCTGAAGCACTTTGGTCGACTGCAATACTCGCTCTTCCTCAAGGGTATTGGTCTTAATCTGGAGGAGTGTCTCGTGTTCTGGAGAAAGAGCTTCAACAATATGACAGATGATAAGTTTAACAAAGAGTACCGCTACAACATTCGTCACGTATatggtgatgttggaggCGACTCCAACCGAAGAGGAGGTGGTTACAGTCCGTTTAGCTGCCAGAAGATCCTCACAGAACATCCCCCTGGCCCCGGCGAGGCTCATGGATGCCCGTACCGACACTTTAACTTGGAGAATCTGTCAGCACTCGTACAGGCCATGGGTGTCAATGATCGCTCTGTACTTCAGGGTGTTAAGGAGGATAAGGACAAGCAAAAGTTCCACATGGCATGCAATCG CGTATTCGAGCATCTGCATAAACAAGAGATTaggaaggccaaggacgAGGGCGTCATGACTCAATCACAGCTCGAGACCATTGTCCATCCCAATGAATACTTCAAGCGCAGTTTCCTGCTAAAGAATCTCGGCAAGGAGACAGACGTGCGAATGGAGGGCTGA